The Campylobacter ureolyticus ACS-301-V-Sch3b genome has a segment encoding these proteins:
- the sstT gene encoding serine/threonine transporter SstT: MSSFQKLIKSYKDKNLVLKILTGVFIGAVIGFLAQDSDTGFINNLAAAVGTLGSLFVGALKAVAPILVFILIAASFITRNFSNTKGLKFVLVLYFISTILASAIGVIASFMFPTTLVLDVTAVDASSAPTSMVEVLSGLLFKMVDNPVNALATGNYVGILTWAIGFGLALKFASPATKSLFEDLSDAITKIVQFIIQLAPFGIMGLVANSVATAGGEALMGYLKLVIVLVAAMAFVAFVTNPLLAGIVLKKNPYPLLFTCLKESGLYAFFTRSSAANIPVNLNLCRKLDLDEDLYSITIPLGANVNMAGAAVVIAILTLSAVFTLGIEVSFGTALLLCFVSALGACGCGGVAGGSLMLIPLATSLFNIPNDIAMQVIAVGFIIGVIQDSVETAINSSTDVLFTAVASEATNNTKN; encoded by the coding sequence ATGTCTTCATTTCAAAAGCTTATAAAAAGCTACAAAGATAAGAATTTAGTTTTAAAAATTTTAACCGGTGTTTTTATCGGTGCGGTAATTGGCTTTTTAGCTCAAGATAGCGATACTGGTTTTATAAACAACTTAGCTGCTGCTGTAGGGACTTTAGGAAGCTTGTTTGTAGGAGCTTTAAAAGCAGTTGCACCAATTTTAGTTTTTATATTAATAGCCGCTTCATTTATAACTAGAAATTTTAGCAACACAAAAGGGCTTAAATTCGTTTTAGTTTTGTACTTTATAAGCACTATTTTAGCCTCAGCTATTGGAGTAATAGCAAGCTTCATGTTTCCAACAACTTTAGTTTTAGATGTTACAGCTGTAGATGCAAGCTCAGCTCCAACTAGCATGGTAGAAGTTTTATCAGGACTTTTATTTAAAATGGTTGATAACCCTGTAAATGCTCTTGCAACAGGAAATTATGTTGGAATTTTAACTTGGGCCATTGGCTTTGGTTTAGCGCTTAAATTTGCAAGCCCTGCTACAAAAAGCTTATTTGAAGACTTATCAGACGCAATCACAAAAATAGTTCAATTCATCATCCAACTAGCTCCTTTTGGTATTATGGGTCTTGTTGCAAACAGCGTTGCAACTGCTGGCGGGGAAGCTTTAATGGGATATTTAAAACTTGTTATAGTTTTAGTTGCTGCTATGGCTTTTGTTGCTTTTGTAACAAATCCACTTCTAGCAGGAATTGTTTTAAAGAAAAACCCTTATCCACTTTTATTTACTTGCCTTAAAGAAAGTGGTTTATATGCATTTTTTACAAGAAGCTCAGCTGCAAACATACCTGTAAATTTAAACCTTTGTAGAAAGCTTGATTTAGATGAAGATCTTTACTCTATAACAATCCCTCTTGGAGCAAATGTAAACATGGCTGGAGCTGCTGTGGTAATTGCCATTTTAACACTTTCAGCAGTATTTACTTTAGGAATTGAAGTTAGTTTTGGAACTGCACTTTTACTTTGTTTTGTTTCAGCTCTTGGAGCTTGCGGATGTGGTGGAGTAGCTGGTGGTTCGCTTATGCTTATTCCTCTTGCAACATCTTTGTTTAACATACCAAATGATATTGCTATGCAAGTAATAGCAGTTGGATTTATAATAGGTGTTATCCAAGACTCAGTTGAAACAGCAATCAACAGCTCAACTGATGTTTTATTTACAGCTGTTGCCTCAGAAGCTACAAATAATACCAAAAATTAA
- a CDS encoding methionine ABC transporter permease: MKKLILFLLFLGLFFIYPFFVGDTIFTTIDTVFFKESPFFEGIFTNLSQNLKELLGNKNYQIWISILLNASWQTIYMSITATVFASIFGLILAIILVITRKNGLMENRYVYAVLDFIVNVVRSFPFIILIIVLFPFVKLIIGTSIGTNAAIVPLTIGTAPFIARLIENALIEVDNGVIEAAKSYGASKMQIVFKVMLVEAIPSLINVLTLTIIVVIGFSAMAGTLGGGGLGDVALRYGFQRFNDDIMLYTVLILIVMVQIFQMIGNYIYKKTKK, from the coding sequence ATGAAAAAATTAATTTTATTTTTACTATTTTTAGGATTATTTTTTATCTATCCATTTTTTGTCGGTGATACTATTTTTACAACTATTGATACTGTATTTTTTAAAGAAAGTCCATTTTTTGAAGGAATTTTTACAAATTTAAGCCAAAATTTAAAAGAACTTTTAGGAAATAAAAACTATCAAATTTGGATAAGCATTTTACTAAATGCTTCGTGGCAGACTATTTATATGAGCATAACAGCTACAGTTTTTGCTTCTATTTTTGGGTTAATTCTAGCAATAATTTTAGTAATTACTAGAAAAAATGGACTTATGGAAAATAGATATGTTTATGCTGTGCTTGATTTTATAGTAAATGTTGTTAGGAGTTTTCCATTTATTATATTAATTATCGTGTTATTTCCTTTTGTAAAACTCATAATAGGCACAAGTATTGGTACAAACGCTGCTATAGTTCCACTTACTATAGGAACTGCACCATTTATCGCAAGGCTTATAGAAAATGCTTTAATAGAAGTTGATAATGGCGTAATAGAAGCTGCAAAAAGCTATGGTGCAAGTAAAATGCAAATTGTTTTTAAAGTTATGCTAGTTGAAGCAATTCCATCTTTAATCAATGTGCTTACACTAACAATAATTGTTGTTATTGGTTTTTCTGCGATGGCTGGAACGCTTGGCGGAGGTGGGCTTGGAGATGTTGCTTTGAGATATGGATTTCAAAGATTTAATGATGATATTATGCTTTATACAGTATTAATTTTGATTGTTATGGTTCAGATTTTTCAAATGATTGGAAACTATATTTACAAAAAAACTAAAAAATAA
- a CDS encoding methionine ABC transporter ATP-binding protein: protein MIEVKNLSKSYGSTLVLKDINFSIKKGEIFGLVGHSGAGKSTLLRCINGLEDYQSGSLKVGGVEIKDVKGKKLRELRKEIGMIFQNFALMSRKTVFENVATPLNFWGYDRNYTKKRVDELLEIVGLSDKKDFYPAALSGGQKQRVAIARALALNPKILLSDEATSALDPSITKQILALLKRINKEFGITIVLVTHEMEVVKSIANKAVLLNSGIITNQGEIHELFLKPDKNMREFLGEEMVLPQDGINIALYFPKEVAFECVITQMARELDLNFNIVWGKIEQLSELVLGHLVINIEPKDKEKVINFIKKTGVLWEIIE, encoded by the coding sequence ATGATAGAAGTTAAAAATTTAAGCAAAAGTTACGGCAGCACACTTGTGCTAAAAGATATAAATTTTAGCATTAAAAAAGGTGAAATTTTTGGTCTTGTTGGACATAGTGGTGCTGGTAAAAGCACCCTACTTCGCTGTATAAATGGACTTGAAGACTACCAAAGTGGAAGCTTAAAAGTTGGTGGTGTAGAGATAAAAGATGTAAAAGGCAAAAAATTACGAGAACTTAGAAAAGAAATCGGTATGATTTTTCAAAATTTTGCCTTAATGAGTAGAAAAACTGTTTTTGAAAATGTTGCAACGCCTCTAAATTTTTGGGGTTATGATAGAAATTATACTAAAAAAAGAGTTGATGAACTTTTAGAAATAGTAGGACTTAGCGATAAAAAAGATTTTTATCCAGCAGCACTTTCTGGTGGGCAAAAACAACGAGTTGCCATTGCAAGAGCTTTAGCACTAAACCCAAAAATTTTACTTTCAGACGAGGCTACTTCGGCACTTGATCCAAGTATAACAAAACAAATTTTAGCTCTTTTAAAGCGTATTAATAAAGAATTTGGCATTACTATAGTTTTAGTTACTCACGAAATGGAAGTTGTAAAAAGTATCGCTAACAAAGCTGTTCTTTTAAATAGTGGCATAATTACAAATCAAGGCGAAATTCACGAACTATTTTTAAAGCCTGATAAAAATATGCGTGAGTTTTTGGGAGAGGAAATGGTCCTTCCACAAGATGGCATAAACATAGCTCTTTATTTTCCAAAAGAAGTTGCTTTTGAGTGCGTTATCACACAAATGGCGCGTGAGCTTGACTTAAATTTCAACATCGTTTGGGGCAAAATTGAGCAATTAAGCGAACTTGTGCTTGGACACTTGGTTATAAATATAGAGCCAAAAGATAAAGAAAAAGTTATAAACTTTATTAAAAAAACTGGTGTTTTATGGGAGATAATAGAATGA
- a CDS encoding tetratricopeptide repeat protein, with translation MKKVIVLLSFVCAVLVADEFETADKAYKAGDYQKAFKYSKLACDNGEYSGCSGLGVLYANGKGVRQSYTEAFKYNKLACDNGEYLGCTNLGFLYDNGQGVRQSCTEASKYFKLACDNGEYLGCSGLGILYAYGRGVEQNYTEASKYYKLACDNEKSSGCIGLGVLYESGKGVRQNYSMAKEYFGKACDLGNQQGCDAFAKLNQKGY, from the coding sequence ATGAAAAAAGTTATAGTTTTACTATCTTTTGTTTGTGCTGTTTTAGTCGCAGATGAATTTGAAACTGCTGACAAAGCTTATAAAGCAGGAGATTATCAAAAAGCTTTTAAATACTCTAAATTAGCTTGTGATAATGGAGAGTATTCAGGTTGTAGCGGTCTTGGAGTTTTATATGCCAATGGTAAAGGTGTGAGACAAAGCTACACAGAAGCTTTTAAATACAATAAATTAGCTTGTGATAATGGAGAGTATTTAGGTTGCACCAATCTTGGATTTTTATATGATAATGGTCAAGGTGTGAGACAGAGCTGCACAGAAGCCTCTAAATACTTTAAATTAGCTTGTGATAATGGAGAGTATTTAGGTTGTAGCGGTCTTGGAATTTTGTATGCCTATGGTCGAGGTGTGGAGCAAAACTACACAGAAGCCTCTAAATACTATAAGTTAGCTTGCGACAATGAAAAATCTTCAGGTTGTATCGGTCTTGGAGTTTTATATGAGAGTGGTAAAGGTGTAAGACAGAACTATAGCATGGCCAAGGAGTATTTTGGCAAGGCTTGCGACTTGGGCAATCAACAAGGTTGTGATGCATTTGCAAAGCTAAATCAAAAAGGCTACTAA
- a CDS encoding DMT family protein, which yields MKPYYTIILLILSNIFMTIAWYGHLKLSKLPTFSSLSLIWIILLSWGIAFFEYCFQIPANRYGFVENGGAFNIWQLKVLQEVITLVVFTAFTLLVFKNETLRLNHIIGFIFLILAVYFIFKK from the coding sequence ATGAAACCATACTACACGATAATTTTGCTAATTTTATCAAATATATTTATGACAATTGCGTGGTATGGCCATTTAAAACTTAGCAAATTACCAACTTTTAGCTCACTTAGTCTTATTTGGATAATTTTACTTAGTTGGGGAATTGCATTTTTTGAATATTGCTTTCAAATTCCTGCAAACAGATATGGCTTTGTGGAAAATGGCGGCGCGTTTAATATATGGCAGCTAAAAGTCTTGCAAGAAGTTATCACGCTAGTTGTATTTACGGCATTTACACTGCTAGTTTTTAAAAATGAAACCTTAAGATTAAATCATATAATAGGTTTTATTTTTCTTATATTGGCGGTCTATTTTATATTTAAAAAATAA
- a CDS encoding valine--tRNA ligase: protein MDFYNPKDIEEKYYQICENRGYFEVDGNKNIQNGKKFCIMMPPPNVTGVLHIGHSLTFTLQDIMTRYKRMDGFKTLYQPGMDHAGIATQNVVEKKLLAKGITKESLGREKFVDEIWKWKEESGGTILKQMRKLGITPAWSRLRFTMDDGLKSAVRKAFVSLYNSGLIIRGNYMVNWCTHDGALSDVEVEHKEHVGKLYYLRYFLKDSDEFVVVATTRPETYFGDTAVMVNPNDERYTKLIGKKVVLPLIGREIPIIADEHVDMSFGTGVVKVTPAHDQNDYEVGNRHGLEFITIFDEKGILNDECGEFKGLERLDARQKVVAKLQEIGNVEKTEDYTNQVGYCYRCKNIVEPYISKQWFVKKEIATDAIKAVNNGEAQFFPAHWINSFNAWMRELKDWCISRQLWWGHQIPVFYCNECGHEWADEDENPACCPKCKSKNFYQDPDVLDTWFSSGLWPFSTLGWGNDENYKNEKWFEEDLKEFYPNTMLITGFDILFFWVARMMFQSKNALKKLPFKDIYLHALVKTATGEKMSKSSGNVIDPLVKIDEYSADILRFTLALLCIQGRDIRLSEEKLVQVRNFTNKLYNAHKFLLLNENKFPNLSELELKTELGTYMFSRFQNCVSETRKNLDEYRFNDAANEIYKFLWDEFCDWGIELSKAQKSAVKELGAIFKEAMKLLNPFMPFLSEYLWHELSGTSLQNSDSIMIMPYPKATKQNSEIEAKFSLIIESIVAIRRAKATIDLGNSKISLAYIKLNENINLENELEFIKLLAKCEDVKFVNEKVADAVADVSQNLSVFVPLSGVDLSEILKRLNAQKTKLEKEILKLEGMLKNEKFIANAPAEVVQTNREGLKNAKDQLSKVENEIRSLKN, encoded by the coding sequence GTGGATTTTTACAACCCAAAAGATATCGAAGAAAAATATTATCAAATTTGTGAAAACAGAGGCTATTTTGAAGTTGATGGCAATAAAAATATCCAAAATGGAAAAAAATTCTGTATTATGATGCCACCACCAAATGTCACAGGAGTGCTTCATATCGGGCATTCTTTAACTTTTACCTTACAAGATATAATGACTCGTTACAAAAGAATGGACGGCTTTAAAACACTCTATCAACCCGGTATGGATCACGCAGGAATAGCAACTCAAAATGTTGTTGAAAAAAAACTTTTAGCAAAAGGTATCACAAAAGAGAGTCTTGGACGTGAAAAATTCGTTGATGAAATTTGGAAATGGAAAGAAGAAAGTGGCGGCACTATCCTAAAACAGATGAGAAAACTAGGCATTACCCCTGCTTGGTCAAGACTTCGTTTTACAATGGATGATGGGCTTAAAAGTGCTGTTAGAAAGGCATTTGTAAGTCTTTATAACTCAGGTCTAATAATTCGTGGAAATTATATGGTAAATTGGTGCACACACGATGGAGCACTAAGTGATGTGGAAGTTGAACACAAAGAGCATGTTGGAAAGCTATATTACTTAAGATATTTTTTAAAAGATAGTGATGAGTTTGTCGTAGTTGCCACAACTCGTCCTGAAACTTACTTTGGTGACACAGCTGTTATGGTAAATCCAAACGATGAAAGATACACTAAACTAATTGGCAAAAAAGTAGTTTTACCACTAATTGGTCGTGAAATTCCAATAATTGCCGATGAGCATGTTGATATGAGCTTTGGAACTGGCGTGGTAAAGGTAACTCCAGCTCACGATCAAAACGACTATGAAGTTGGCAACCGCCACGGCTTAGAGTTTATTACAATTTTTGATGAAAAAGGTATATTAAACGATGAGTGCGGCGAGTTTAAAGGGCTTGAAAGACTAGACGCAAGACAAAAAGTTGTAGCAAAACTCCAAGAAATCGGCAATGTTGAAAAAACAGAAGATTATACCAATCAAGTTGGATATTGTTATCGCTGCAAAAATATCGTTGAGCCATACATTTCAAAGCAGTGGTTTGTAAAAAAAGAAATAGCCACTGATGCCATAAAAGCGGTAAATAACGGCGAAGCTCAGTTTTTCCCAGCTCATTGGATAAATAGTTTTAACGCATGGATGAGAGAGTTAAAAGACTGGTGTATTTCAAGACAGCTTTGGTGGGGACATCAAATTCCTGTATTTTACTGCAATGAGTGCGGTCATGAATGGGCAGATGAGGATGAAAATCCAGCGTGTTGTCCAAAATGCAAAAGTAAAAATTTCTATCAAGATCCAGATGTCCTTGATACTTGGTTTAGTAGCGGACTTTGGCCATTTTCAACACTTGGTTGGGGCAATGATGAAAACTATAAAAACGAAAAATGGTTTGAAGAGGACCTAAAAGAGTTTTACCCAAATACTATGCTAATAACTGGCTTTGATATTTTGTTTTTTTGGGTTGCAAGGATGATGTTCCAAAGCAAAAATGCTCTAAAAAAACTACCATTTAAGGATATCTATCTTCACGCTCTTGTTAAAACTGCAACAGGCGAAAAAATGAGCAAAAGTAGTGGCAATGTCATTGATCCACTCGTTAAAATTGATGAGTATAGTGCCGATATTTTGCGCTTTACTTTGGCACTTTTATGCATTCAAGGGCGCGATATTAGGCTAAGTGAGGAAAAGTTAGTTCAAGTTAGAAATTTTACAAATAAGCTTTATAACGCTCATAAATTCCTGCTTTTAAATGAGAACAAATTTCCAAATTTAAGCGAGTTAGAGCTTAAAACAGAGCTTGGAACTTATATGTTTTCACGTTTTCAAAACTGCGTGAGTGAAACTAGAAAAAACCTTGATGAATACCGATTTAACGATGCTGCAAATGAAATTTATAAATTCCTATGGGATGAGTTTTGCGACTGGGGAATTGAGTTAAGCAAGGCCCAAAAAAGTGCAGTTAAAGAACTTGGTGCGATTTTTAAAGAGGCTATGAAACTTCTAAATCCTTTTATGCCTTTTTTAAGTGAATATTTGTGGCATGAGTTAAGCGGGACAAGCTTGCAAAACTCAGACTCAATTATGATAATGCCCTATCCAAAAGCCACTAAACAAAACAGCGAAATTGAGGCAAAATTTAGCCTTATTATAGAAAGTATCGTAGCGATCCGCCGCGCAAAAGCGACTATTGATTTGGGAAATTCAAAAATTTCACTTGCTTATATTAAGCTGAATGAAAATATAAATTTAGAAAATGAACTTGAGTTTATAAAACTTCTTGCAAAATGCGAAGATGTTAAATTTGTAAATGAAAAAGTAGCCGACGCAGTAGCTGATGTAAGTCAAAATTTAAGCGTTTTTGTGCCTTTAAGCGGAGTTGATTTAAGTGAAATCTTAAAACGCCTTAACGCACAAAAAACAAAGCTTGAAAAAGAGATTTTAAAACTTGAGGGAATGCTTAAAAATGAAAAATTTATCGCAAATGCCCCGGCAGAAGTTGTGCAAACCAACCGCGAAGGACTAAAAAACGCAAAAGATCAACTTAGTAAAGTTGAAAATGAGATAAGAAGCCTAAAGAACTAA